A stretch of Aedes aegypti strain LVP_AGWG chromosome 2, AaegL5.0 Primary Assembly, whole genome shotgun sequence DNA encodes these proteins:
- the LOC5568821 gene encoding transmembrane protein 62 isoform X2 — MRFTTAAVALIVFIVIFSIFVANVANLVGIDNKLSKRLNAAYIKGQERWNVGGKPLKLDDDPRHVMWFLQISDIHISLYKDPSRVPHLIEFCNRTVDIIRPSVVLASGDLTDAKTANFLGSKQHEQEWRWYRDVLKDTNVLSKTTWLDIRGNHDNFNVPALQTKQDLFTNYSAQGKNHPRSYLHQVAKDGERYSFIAVDACLDPGPKRPFNFVGMLSMNETQHIIGLAEKSRAMDTNYTIWFGHYPTSCILTPGLGTSGIRNLIGKYQEGYAYLCGHFHKLGGAVPHMYTMQNEGFLELELGDWMKNRMYRLAAFDHGQFTFVDLQHNNWPVVLITNPKNALFNIPGKEDSRLQLESTHIRLLAFSPAKITECQVKVDHGEWIDCTRISRELFVVPWSPEKYERGLHKISAFIRDEEGRHRVVEQEFTLDGSRRQFSTLARFVLMYDTNKIFQAFYSMALITCLVPLCVFRIWHMLVRSGTVTRPRIRSYCCRGWIRKMWILSTVDRLVFPLIGYCLFVTCGPWSFGEVIDGHIGVVFVWGIFVNGTFLPGTLTYFYGFFQLMFCQFPLIIIYANNAHRRLYRGPASAEKKLGFLAATWQNLPFLLIMLVELLLALIFWNAYGTLAFIITPLRTWSIVLNLILWYQSKNLPEKSLRSAAALWAASPESKTSQLSQ; from the exons ATGCGTTTCACAACGGCAGCAGTAGCATTGATAGTCTTCATCGTGATATTCTCAATATTTGTGGCAAACGTAGCCAATCTGGTGGGAATCGACAACAAGCTGAGCAAACGACTGAACGCTGCCTACATCAAAGGGCAAGAGCGATGGAATGTCGGCGGCAAGCCGCTGAAGCTGGATGATGACCCTCGGCATGTGATGTGGTTCCTGCAG ATCTCCGACATCCACATCAGTCTGTACAAGGATCCAAGTCGGGTGCCCCATTTGATTGAGTTCTGCAACCGAACGGTGGACATTATCCGACCATCGGTAGTGTTGGCCTCAGGCGATTTGACGGACGCAAAAACGGCCAATTTCCTTGGATCGAAGCAGCACGAACAGGAATGGCGATGGTACAGGGATGTCCTGAAGGATACGAACGTCCTCAGCAAAACCACCTGGCTGGATATCCGAGGGAACCATGATAATTTCAATGTCCCTGCATTGCAAACCAAACAGGACCTTTTTACCAACTATTCCGCACAAGGGAAGAACCATCCTCGATCGTATTTGCATCAGGTGGCAAAGGACGGTGAACGGTACAGCTTCATTGCAGTGGATGCCTGTTTGGATCCGGGTCCAAAACGGCCTTTCAATTTCGTGGGAATGCTTTCCATGAACGAAACGCAACACATTATAGGCTTGGCGGAGAAATCTCGAGCTATGGATACGAACTATACTATCTGGTTCGGTCATTATCCGACGTCATGTATTCTAACGCCAGGTTTGGGAACCAGCGGCATTAGGAATCTAATTGGGAAGTATCAGGAAGGATACGCATACTTATGTGGCCACTTTCACAAATTGGGAGGTGCAGTTCCCCACATGTACACCATGCAGAACGAAGGTTTCTTGGAGTTGGAACTGGGAGACTGGATGAAGAATCGGATGTACCGTTTGGCTGCCTTTGACCACGGCCAGTTCACCTTCGTCGACCTGCAGCACAATAATTGGCCTGTGGTGCTCATAACAAATCCAAAGAATGCTCTTTTCAATATACCCGGCAAAGAGGATTCCAGACTACAGCTGGAATCAACCCACATTCGCTTGTTGGCATTTTCGCCGGCCAAAATTACCGAGTGCCAGGTTAAGGTAGACCATGGCGAATGGATCGATTGCACACGGATCAGTAGGGAGCTTTTCGTGGTTCCTTGGTCACCAGAAAAGTATGAACGAGGCTTGCACAAAATCTCAGCGTTCATTCGTGATGAAGAAGGCAGACATCGGGTGGTCGAACAGGAATTTACGTTGGATGGATCGAGGCGGCAGTTCAGCACCTTGGCACGGTTTGTGCTGATGTACGATACGAACAAAATTTTCCAAGCATTCTACAGCATGGCGTTGATCACCTGCCTGGTTCCACTGTGCGTTTTCCGAATCTGGCATATGCTCGTTAGAA GTGGCACCGTCACTCGGCCTCGCATTCGCAGCTACTGTTGTCGCGGCTGGATCCGCAAGATGTGGATTCTCTCAACCGTCGATCGATTGGTGTTCCCGCTGATAGGGTACTGTCTGTTCGTGACCTGCGGACCGTGGTCGTTTGGCGAAGTAATCGACGGTCACATAGGAGTCGTCTTCGTTTGGGGCATATTCGTCAACGGGACGTTCCTGCCGGGCACCTTGACCTACTTTTATGGATTCTTCCAATTGATGTTCTGCCAGTTCCCGCTCATAATCATCTACGCCAACAATGCACACAGAAG ATTATACCGAGGACCGGCCAGTGCAGAAAAGAAACTCGGATTCCTGGCCGCCACCTGGCAAAATTTGCCGTTCCTGCTGATTATGCTCGTGGAGTTGCTGTTGGCACTCATCTTTTGGAACGCTTACGGAACGTTGGCCTTCATCATCACGCCCCTGCGCACGTGGTCCATCGTGCTGAACCTGATTCTGTGGTATCAGTCGAAAAATCTACCCGAAAAGAGTCTTCGCTCGGCGGCCGCCTTGTGGGCTGCATCGCCCGAATCCAAAACCTCCCAGCTTTCGCAATAG
- the LOC5568821 gene encoding transmembrane protein 62 isoform X3, which translates to MWFLQISDIHISLYKDPSRVPHLIEFCNRTVDIIRPSVVLASGDLTDAKTANFLGSKQHEQEWRWYRDVLKDTNVLSKTTWLDIRGNHDNFNVPALQTKQDLFTNYSAQGKNHPRSYLHQVAKDGERYSFIAVDACLDPGPKRPFNFVGMLSMNETQHIIGLAEKSRAMDTNYTIWFGHYPTSCILTPGLGTSGIRNLIGKYQEGYAYLCGHFHKLGGAVPHMYTMQNEGFLELELGDWMKNRMYRLAAFDHGQFTFVDLQHNNWPVVLITNPKNALFNIPGKEDSRLQLESTHIRLLAFSPAKITECQVKVDHGEWIDCTRISRELFVVPWSPEKYERGLHKISAFIRDEEGRHRVVEQEFTLDGSRRQFSTLARFVLMYDTNKIFQAFYSMALITCLVPLCVFRIWHMLVRSGTVTRPRIRSYCCRGWIRKMWILSTVDRLVFPLIGYCLFVTCGPWSFGEVIDGHIGVVFVWGIFVNGTFLPGTLTYFYGFFQLMFCQFPLIIIYANNAHRRLYRGPASAEKKLGFLAATWQNLPFLLIMLVELLLALIFWNAYGTLAFIITPLRTWSIVLNLILWYQSKNLPEKSLRSAAALWAASPESKTSQLSQ; encoded by the exons ATGTGGTTCCTGCAG ATCTCCGACATCCACATCAGTCTGTACAAGGATCCAAGTCGGGTGCCCCATTTGATTGAGTTCTGCAACCGAACGGTGGACATTATCCGACCATCGGTAGTGTTGGCCTCAGGCGATTTGACGGACGCAAAAACGGCCAATTTCCTTGGATCGAAGCAGCACGAACAGGAATGGCGATGGTACAGGGATGTCCTGAAGGATACGAACGTCCTCAGCAAAACCACCTGGCTGGATATCCGAGGGAACCATGATAATTTCAATGTCCCTGCATTGCAAACCAAACAGGACCTTTTTACCAACTATTCCGCACAAGGGAAGAACCATCCTCGATCGTATTTGCATCAGGTGGCAAAGGACGGTGAACGGTACAGCTTCATTGCAGTGGATGCCTGTTTGGATCCGGGTCCAAAACGGCCTTTCAATTTCGTGGGAATGCTTTCCATGAACGAAACGCAACACATTATAGGCTTGGCGGAGAAATCTCGAGCTATGGATACGAACTATACTATCTGGTTCGGTCATTATCCGACGTCATGTATTCTAACGCCAGGTTTGGGAACCAGCGGCATTAGGAATCTAATTGGGAAGTATCAGGAAGGATACGCATACTTATGTGGCCACTTTCACAAATTGGGAGGTGCAGTTCCCCACATGTACACCATGCAGAACGAAGGTTTCTTGGAGTTGGAACTGGGAGACTGGATGAAGAATCGGATGTACCGTTTGGCTGCCTTTGACCACGGCCAGTTCACCTTCGTCGACCTGCAGCACAATAATTGGCCTGTGGTGCTCATAACAAATCCAAAGAATGCTCTTTTCAATATACCCGGCAAAGAGGATTCCAGACTACAGCTGGAATCAACCCACATTCGCTTGTTGGCATTTTCGCCGGCCAAAATTACCGAGTGCCAGGTTAAGGTAGACCATGGCGAATGGATCGATTGCACACGGATCAGTAGGGAGCTTTTCGTGGTTCCTTGGTCACCAGAAAAGTATGAACGAGGCTTGCACAAAATCTCAGCGTTCATTCGTGATGAAGAAGGCAGACATCGGGTGGTCGAACAGGAATTTACGTTGGATGGATCGAGGCGGCAGTTCAGCACCTTGGCACGGTTTGTGCTGATGTACGATACGAACAAAATTTTCCAAGCATTCTACAGCATGGCGTTGATCACCTGCCTGGTTCCACTGTGCGTTTTCCGAATCTGGCATATGCTCGTTAGAA GTGGCACCGTCACTCGGCCTCGCATTCGCAGCTACTGTTGTCGCGGCTGGATCCGCAAGATGTGGATTCTCTCAACCGTCGATCGATTGGTGTTCCCGCTGATAGGGTACTGTCTGTTCGTGACCTGCGGACCGTGGTCGTTTGGCGAAGTAATCGACGGTCACATAGGAGTCGTCTTCGTTTGGGGCATATTCGTCAACGGGACGTTCCTGCCGGGCACCTTGACCTACTTTTATGGATTCTTCCAATTGATGTTCTGCCAGTTCCCGCTCATAATCATCTACGCCAACAATGCACACAGAAG ATTATACCGAGGACCGGCCAGTGCAGAAAAGAAACTCGGATTCCTGGCCGCCACCTGGCAAAATTTGCCGTTCCTGCTGATTATGCTCGTGGAGTTGCTGTTGGCACTCATCTTTTGGAACGCTTACGGAACGTTGGCCTTCATCATCACGCCCCTGCGCACGTGGTCCATCGTGCTGAACCTGATTCTGTGGTATCAGTCGAAAAATCTACCCGAAAAGAGTCTTCGCTCGGCGGCCGCCTTGTGGGCTGCATCGCCCGAATCCAAAACCTCCCAGCTTTCGCAATAG
- the LOC5568821 gene encoding transmembrane protein 62 isoform X1: protein MFHYLHFTSSLSSAVALIVFIVIFSIFVANVANLVGIDNKLSKRLNAAYIKGQERWNVGGKPLKLDDDPRHVMWFLQISDIHISLYKDPSRVPHLIEFCNRTVDIIRPSVVLASGDLTDAKTANFLGSKQHEQEWRWYRDVLKDTNVLSKTTWLDIRGNHDNFNVPALQTKQDLFTNYSAQGKNHPRSYLHQVAKDGERYSFIAVDACLDPGPKRPFNFVGMLSMNETQHIIGLAEKSRAMDTNYTIWFGHYPTSCILTPGLGTSGIRNLIGKYQEGYAYLCGHFHKLGGAVPHMYTMQNEGFLELELGDWMKNRMYRLAAFDHGQFTFVDLQHNNWPVVLITNPKNALFNIPGKEDSRLQLESTHIRLLAFSPAKITECQVKVDHGEWIDCTRISRELFVVPWSPEKYERGLHKISAFIRDEEGRHRVVEQEFTLDGSRRQFSTLARFVLMYDTNKIFQAFYSMALITCLVPLCVFRIWHMLVRSGTVTRPRIRSYCCRGWIRKMWILSTVDRLVFPLIGYCLFVTCGPWSFGEVIDGHIGVVFVWGIFVNGTFLPGTLTYFYGFFQLMFCQFPLIIIYANNAHRRLYRGPASAEKKLGFLAATWQNLPFLLIMLVELLLALIFWNAYGTLAFIITPLRTWSIVLNLILWYQSKNLPEKSLRSAAALWAASPESKTSQLSQ from the exons ATGTTCCATTATCTCCATTTTACATCATCGTTATCTTCGG CAGTAGCATTGATAGTCTTCATCGTGATATTCTCAATATTTGTGGCAAACGTAGCCAATCTGGTGGGAATCGACAACAAGCTGAGCAAACGACTGAACGCTGCCTACATCAAAGGGCAAGAGCGATGGAATGTCGGCGGCAAGCCGCTGAAGCTGGATGATGACCCTCGGCATGTGATGTGGTTCCTGCAG ATCTCCGACATCCACATCAGTCTGTACAAGGATCCAAGTCGGGTGCCCCATTTGATTGAGTTCTGCAACCGAACGGTGGACATTATCCGACCATCGGTAGTGTTGGCCTCAGGCGATTTGACGGACGCAAAAACGGCCAATTTCCTTGGATCGAAGCAGCACGAACAGGAATGGCGATGGTACAGGGATGTCCTGAAGGATACGAACGTCCTCAGCAAAACCACCTGGCTGGATATCCGAGGGAACCATGATAATTTCAATGTCCCTGCATTGCAAACCAAACAGGACCTTTTTACCAACTATTCCGCACAAGGGAAGAACCATCCTCGATCGTATTTGCATCAGGTGGCAAAGGACGGTGAACGGTACAGCTTCATTGCAGTGGATGCCTGTTTGGATCCGGGTCCAAAACGGCCTTTCAATTTCGTGGGAATGCTTTCCATGAACGAAACGCAACACATTATAGGCTTGGCGGAGAAATCTCGAGCTATGGATACGAACTATACTATCTGGTTCGGTCATTATCCGACGTCATGTATTCTAACGCCAGGTTTGGGAACCAGCGGCATTAGGAATCTAATTGGGAAGTATCAGGAAGGATACGCATACTTATGTGGCCACTTTCACAAATTGGGAGGTGCAGTTCCCCACATGTACACCATGCAGAACGAAGGTTTCTTGGAGTTGGAACTGGGAGACTGGATGAAGAATCGGATGTACCGTTTGGCTGCCTTTGACCACGGCCAGTTCACCTTCGTCGACCTGCAGCACAATAATTGGCCTGTGGTGCTCATAACAAATCCAAAGAATGCTCTTTTCAATATACCCGGCAAAGAGGATTCCAGACTACAGCTGGAATCAACCCACATTCGCTTGTTGGCATTTTCGCCGGCCAAAATTACCGAGTGCCAGGTTAAGGTAGACCATGGCGAATGGATCGATTGCACACGGATCAGTAGGGAGCTTTTCGTGGTTCCTTGGTCACCAGAAAAGTATGAACGAGGCTTGCACAAAATCTCAGCGTTCATTCGTGATGAAGAAGGCAGACATCGGGTGGTCGAACAGGAATTTACGTTGGATGGATCGAGGCGGCAGTTCAGCACCTTGGCACGGTTTGTGCTGATGTACGATACGAACAAAATTTTCCAAGCATTCTACAGCATGGCGTTGATCACCTGCCTGGTTCCACTGTGCGTTTTCCGAATCTGGCATATGCTCGTTAGAA GTGGCACCGTCACTCGGCCTCGCATTCGCAGCTACTGTTGTCGCGGCTGGATCCGCAAGATGTGGATTCTCTCAACCGTCGATCGATTGGTGTTCCCGCTGATAGGGTACTGTCTGTTCGTGACCTGCGGACCGTGGTCGTTTGGCGAAGTAATCGACGGTCACATAGGAGTCGTCTTCGTTTGGGGCATATTCGTCAACGGGACGTTCCTGCCGGGCACCTTGACCTACTTTTATGGATTCTTCCAATTGATGTTCTGCCAGTTCCCGCTCATAATCATCTACGCCAACAATGCACACAGAAG ATTATACCGAGGACCGGCCAGTGCAGAAAAGAAACTCGGATTCCTGGCCGCCACCTGGCAAAATTTGCCGTTCCTGCTGATTATGCTCGTGGAGTTGCTGTTGGCACTCATCTTTTGGAACGCTTACGGAACGTTGGCCTTCATCATCACGCCCCTGCGCACGTGGTCCATCGTGCTGAACCTGATTCTGTGGTATCAGTCGAAAAATCTACCCGAAAAGAGTCTTCGCTCGGCGGCCGCCTTGTGGGCTGCATCGCCCGAATCCAAAACCTCCCAGCTTTCGCAATAG